In the genome of Lysobacter sp. 5GHs7-4, the window CCGGCGCGGCGTTACTCGGTGCTGGCCGGCTTCGTCGAGCCCGGCGAATCGCTGGAGCAGACGGTCGCGCGCGAGGTGCTGGAAGAGGCCGGCGTGCGCGTGCTGCGCTGCCATTACATGGGCTCGCAGCCCTGGCCGTTCCCGGGCGCGCTGATGCTGGGCTTCTTCGCCGAGGCCGGGCCGGACGAGCCGCAGGTCGGCGACGAGCTGGAAGAAGCGCGCTGGTTCAGCGCACAAGAAGTCCGCGAGGCCCAGGCCCGCGGCGAGCGCGCGCCGCGCGAGGACGACGACGGCCCGCTGCTGTCGCCCAGCATTTCGATCTCGCGCTGGCTCATCGATCAGTGGCTGGCGGCCGCCGAGGCACGTGCGCTGCGTTGAGCCACGGTAGAATCGGGCTCGGCCGGGCGCTGCGACGCTTCCGGCCGTGACGGCGGCATGCGCGGACGCGCATCCGCCCACGCATTCATCGGGTACGCCATGCCGGGAGCCGCGCCGTAATGTCAGAAACGCTGATCGCCGCCGTCGTAGCGCTAGTGCTGGGCCACCTCGCGCAGTCGCTGGCGGCCTCGGTGCGGCATTACGGCTGGTACGCCGACTGGCTGCGCTGGTTGGGCACGCGCTTTCCCGAGGACAGCATCTGGCGCGGCCGCTGGGGCATCGCCCTGGCGCTGGTGCCGCCGCTGCTGGCGGTGGGTCTGTTCCAGCTGGCCCTGGACGAGCCGCTGTACGGCCTGGCCGGCTTGGTGTTCGGCATCGCGGTGCTGTTTTACGTTTGGGGACCGCGCGACCTGGACCTGGACGTGGACGCGATCGTCGCCGCGCCGGACCCGGCTTCGCGCCGCGAGGCCGCGGCGCGCCTGTGGCCGCACAACGCGACCCCGTCGCTGGACGGCGGCTCGCTGGTCGAGGCGGTGTTCCGCAACGCGCTGCGGCGCTGGTTCGGGGTGCTGTTCTGGTTCCTGCTGCTGGGCCCGTTCGGCGCGGCGCTGTACCGCCTGACCGAGCTGGCCGCCGAGGGCGAGGCCGCGCAAGAGCTGCCCGGCGAAACCGCCGCGGGCGCGCGCACCCTATTGGCGATCCTGGAATGGCCGGTGGCGCAGCTGCTGACCCTGGCGTTGGCCCTGGTCGGCAATTTCGACACCGTGCTGGGCGCCTGGCGCGAGTCCGGCGGCGCATCCTTGAGCCTGGAAAACCGTTTCCTGGGCGCGGTCGCGCGCGCCAGCGTGAAGACCGAGCTGGCCGAGGAAGCTGCGGACTACGCCGACGAGGCCGGTGCCGCGGCGTACGCGAGTTCGGAACTGCCCGAGCTGCGCGATGCGATGAGCCTGGTGTGGCGCAGCCTGCTGGTGTGGCTGGCGGTGTTGGCGCTGTTCGTGATCGCCGGCTTCGTCAGCTGAGCCTGCAGCCTCGCGCCAACGCGCGAGGGATCAGTGCGCGTCCAGCGCGGCGCCCATGACCGCCAGGCCGCCGAACAGCAGCAGCCACAGCGCGATGCCGATCGGCACGATCACCGCCGAGGCGATCGCCCAGTTGGCCGCGCTGCGCGAGGCCGCGCGCGCGCCGACGATATCGCCCGCGGCGCGCTTTCCGTCGACCTGCGCGGCGTAGACGATCGACACCACGCCCAGCGGCAGGCAGCAGAACAGGGTGGACAGGATCGCCCAGACCAGGTGATTGGGGACGTACTCGCCGTGCGGTGCGTTCATGCGGTTCTTCGTGTTCCGGAGACGTCGCCTGGGCGACAGGGGGCGGCGCGGATCAGCCCGGCGCGAGCCAGCTGAAGGGCCACCAGGGCAGATTGCGCGCGATCCAATAACCGAAGAGCAGGACCAGCCAGAACTTGGCGCTGAGCAGCCCGTCGATGGCGCGCTTGGGCAGGGGCAGGCGGTAGCCCATGCCGTGCGCGATCAGCATCGGCAGGGCCGGGATCACCACGAACAGCAGGGGGTTCATCGCCCAGGCCTGGGCGAGGTCGCCGTGGACCAGTCCGTGCAGGGCGCGGGTGCTGCCGCAACCCGGGCAGTAGAGCCCGGTGAAGTGGAAGAACAGGCAACCGGGCAGCGGACTGTCGGGCGCGTTCGGATCGACGCGGCGCAACAGCCAGACGCCGGCCCCGACCGCCGCGAACGCGGCGGCCGCGGCCGTCGCGTGCCACAGTCGGGGCTGGCGCAGCGCGGTCATATCAACCGCCGCTCTGCATCTTCTGCATCATTTCCATGTATTCGGCGGTGCCGCCCATCATGAAGCTGCCGATGTTGAGCAGCACGCCCAGCGCGACCATCGCGGTGGCGACCCAGCACCAGATCTTGGCGTTCTCGGAGGCCTTGCGCGCGCCTTCCAGGTCGCCCTGGTTGGACTTGCTGTTGACCTGCGAGCCGTAGACGATGCCGACGATGCCCGGCGCGCAGCCGATGATGCAGCACAGGCAGAAGCCGAGCACGGTCATGCTGATCGACCAGGCCAGGTAGTTTTGAATCGGCTGCGCAGGCGCGGCCTGAGGCGGCTCGTACATGGGTGTCCCCTATCCTTGTTGTGTAGTGTGATCGCCGGCACTGGCCGACGCCCCCTCACCCATCCTAGCAGCGGGCCGCGACACCTGTCAGTCCTGAACGGTCGGTCCTGAACGGACCGCGCGGACTAGGCCGCGTCGCCGCGCAGCGTGCGCACCTGCGCCTCCAGGCTCTCGGCGCTGGCAGTGGCACCGTCCACCGGCGCGGCCGCCACCACCTCGACCTGGGCGCGGAAACGTCGTGGCACGCGCATGCGCGACAGGCGCGAATCGCGGTGGCTCCACATGCTGGACCACATCCCGCGCAGCGCCATCGGAATCACCGGCACCGGCTGCTTGGCCAGGATGTGCTCGACGCCGGACTTGAACTTGGCGATTTCGCCGTCCTTGGTCAGCGCGCCCTCGGGGAAGATGCCGACGATCTGGCCGTCGGCCAGCGCGGCCTCGATCTCGGCGAACGCGCGCTGCATCAGCTCGGGATTCTCGCGCGCGCCGGCGATCGGGATCGCCTTGGCGGTGCGGAAGATCCAGCTCATCACCGGGATGTTGAAGATCTTGTAGTACATGACGAAGCGCACCGGCCGCGGGATGCTGGCGCTGAGGATCAGCGCGTCCATGTAGCTGACGTGGTTGCACACCACCAGCGCCGCGCCTTCGTCGGGAATGCGCTCCACGCCCTGCACGCGCAGGCGGTACAGCGTGCGCACCAGCACCCAGCTCATGAAGCGCATCAGGAATTCGGGCACCAGGGTGAAGATCCAGATCGCGACCAGCACGTTGGCGATGGCCAGGGCCAGGAACACCTGCGGGATCGTCCAGTCCAGCAAGCGCTGCAGGGCCACGCCCAGCACCGCGGCCAGCACGATGAAGGCCGCGTTCTGGATGTTCATGCCGGCGATCACGCGCGACAGCTCGTGCTTGGGCGTGCGGCTCTGGATCAGCGCGAACAGCGGCACCACGAAGAAGCCGGTGAACAGGCCGATGCCGACCAGGTCGACGACGATCCGCCAGCTGCCCGGCTGCCGCATGAAGGTCGCGATGTCCACGCCGGTGGTCGCGGCCAGGCCGGTGCGGGCGAAGTAGAGGTCGAACAGGAACGCGCTCATGCCGAACGCGCCCAGCGGCACCAGGCCGATTTCGACCGTGCGCGCGGACAGCTTCTCGCACAGCATCGAGCCCACGCCGGTGCCGATCGAGAACAGCGCCAGCGGGAACACGTACCAGTCGCCCATGCCGAGGTTGATCTCGGTGTAGGTCGGGATGTTGCCGGTCAGCACGGTGCCGACGAACCAGAACCAGGACACGCCCAGGATCGAGTTGCGCACCGCGACCTGCTTGCGCGCCAGGCGGATGATCGCCAGCGATTCGGGCAGCGGGTTCCAATTGATCTTGAGCTCGGGCGCGCCGGCCTCGGCGCGCGGAATCGCGCGGCTGACCAGGTTGCCGGTGATCGCCAGCGCGATGATCGCGCCCGCCGCGACCTCGGGCCCGTGATCGCCGGCGATCTTGAAGATCAGGCCGCCGAAGATCATGCCGATCAGGATCGAGATCGAGGTGCCCATCTCGACCAGGCCGTTGCCGCCGGTCAGCTCCTCGGGCTTGAGCACCGAGGGCAGGATCGAATACTTGACCGGTCCGAACAGCGTCGACTGCAGGCCGGTGCAGAACAGGGCCGCCAGCAGCACCGGCAGGTTGTGGGTCACGAAACCGATCGCGGCCAGCGACATGATCACGATTTCCATCGTGGTCGTGATGCGGATCAGCCGCGACTTTTCCAGCTTCTCGGCGATCTGGCCGGCGGTGGCCGAGAACAGGAAGTAGGGCAGGATGAAGATGGCCGGTGCGAGGTTGGTGTAGAGCGTCTTGTCGGCCGCCTCCACGCTCATGTAGCCGAGCAGGCCGATGATCGCCTGGCGGTACACGTTGTCGTTGAACGCGCCCAGCGCCTGGGTCAGGAAGAACGGCAGGAAACGTCGCTGCTTGAGCAGTTCGAACTGGTTGTGCGCCATGCGGTCCTGCTTTGGGCGTTGGGGGCCGCGCCTGGGGCGCGGCGGGAGCTGTGCGGGGCGAGCCTAGCAAAACCGCCTGGGCGCGGTGTAGCGGGTTCGCAGTGGTAGCGGAAAAGTAGCCTGGTGGAGGAGTGGCCCTAGACCGGTCGCGGCCGGTGATGCGCTGGGGCGTCCGGTGTGCGTGCGGAGGCGGTGACCGGGCCGGGCGCGCTGAAAGCGCCGTCGCGCTCGAAACACCGTGCGCGCATGTCGAAACCGGGTGAAGACGCAGGCCGTCGTTTCGACGCCAGCCAGCTTGGCCTGGCTACTCTCGGTCCGGACCCTTGCGTAGAGGAGATCGCCATGTCCGCGGATACCAAGACGCCGTTGGATCACGTCAATGCGGCGCTGAGCCAGCTCAAGGAAATGCGTCACTACTCCAAGAACTATGTCGAACAGTTGACCGCGCAGTGGCTATTGTTCGACGGCCAGTTGTCGAAGCTGAAGCTGGCCGCGCACATCGAAGACTTGATGGTGCGCCAGGGCGAGCTGTACGACGCCTTGGAGAAGGAGATCGCCGAGCTGGAAGAGGTGGCGGTGTCTCTGCAGCCGGCGCCTGAGGAGGCGGTGGCGCAGTAATCGTTGCGCCGCCTTTAGGTGGCGCCGCCGCTCGTGGTGGCATGGTCGCGGCTCGCGCCGCTCCTGCGAAGAGTGGATAGGTCGTCGCCGTTAAACCAACGAAAACGGCCGGGAGCACGAGCTTCCGGCCGTTCGTGTGGGTGCGACGATACGCGGTTTAGGACTGAGCGCCTTGGCGCTCGCGCTCGATCGCGCGCCAGCCGATGTCGTGACGGTGGAATTCGCCGTGCCAGGAGATGCCGGCCACCGCTTCATAGGCGCGGTGCTGGGCATCGGCCACCGTCTCCCCCAGCGCGCACACGCACAGCACACGACCGCCGGCGGTGACCACCTGGCCGTCGACCAGCTTGGTACCGGCATGGAACACCCTGCTGTCCTCGGGCATCGGCACGTCCCAGGTGCTGATGGGATCGCCGGTGCGCGGCGTGTCGGGATAGTGCTCGGCGGCCATCACCACGCCCAGCGAGGGACGCGGATCCCACTGCGCCTGGGTCTCGTGCAGGCGGCCGTCGATCGCGGAGTCGACCAGGTCCAGCAGGTCCGATTGCAGGCGCATCATCACCGGCTGGGTTTCCGGATCGCCGAAGCGCACGTTGAACTCGATCACCTTGGGCGCGCCGCTCTTGTCGATCATCAGACCGGCGTAGAGAAAACCCGTGAAGGGGATGCCGTCGGCGATCATGCCGCGTACGGTCGGCTCGACCACCTCGCGCATCACACGCGCGTGCACCTCCGGAGTGACGACCGGGGCGGGCGAGTACGCGCCCATGCCGCCGGTGTTGGGGCCGGTGTCGCCGTCATGGACGCGCTTGTGGTCCTGCGAGGTCGCCATCGGCAGGGCGGTGCGGCCGTCGACCATGGAAATGAAGCTGGCTTCCTCGCCGTCGAGGAACTCCTCGATCACCACGCGCGCGCCGGCGGCGCCGAAGGCGTAGTCGGCCAGCATGTCGGTGATCGCGGCCTCGGCTTCGGCCAGGCTCATCGCGACGATCACGCCCTTGCCGGCGGCCAGGCCATCGGCCTTGATGACGATGGGCGCA includes:
- a CDS encoding CD225/dispanin family protein; amino-acid sequence: MNAPHGEYVPNHLVWAILSTLFCCLPLGVVSIVYAAQVDGKRAAGDIVGARAASRSAANWAIASAVIVPIGIALWLLLFGGLAVMGAALDAH
- a CDS encoding DUF2752 domain-containing protein; the protein is MTALRQPRLWHATAAAAAFAAVGAGVWLLRRVDPNAPDSPLPGCLFFHFTGLYCPGCGSTRALHGLVHGDLAQAWAMNPLLFVVIPALPMLIAHGMGYRLPLPKRAIDGLLSAKFWLVLLFGYWIARNLPWWPFSWLAPG
- the purD gene encoding phosphoribosylamine--glycine ligase, producing MKVLVIGSGGREHALAWKLAQSPRIDEVLVAPGNAGTATEAGCRNVAVAATDIDGLLALVAAENVAVTVVGPEAPLVAGVVDRFRAAGLRIFGPTAAAAQLEGSKAYAKDFLARHKIPTAHYAVHTHVEEALEYVREKGAPIVIKADGLAAGKGVIVAMSLAEAEAAITDMLADYAFGAAGARVVIEEFLDGEEASFISMVDGRTALPMATSQDHKRVHDGDTGPNTGGMGAYSPAPVVTPEVHARVMREVVEPTVRGMIADGIPFTGFLYAGLMIDKSGAPKVIEFNVRFGDPETQPVMMRLQSDLLDLVDSAIDGRLHETQAQWDPRPSLGVVMAAEHYPDTPRTGDPISTWDVPMPEDSRVFHAGTKLVDGQVVTAGGRVLCVCALGETVADAQHRAYEAVAGISWHGEFHRHDIGWRAIERERQGAQS
- a CDS encoding CD225/dispanin family protein → MYEPPQAAPAQPIQNYLAWSISMTVLGFCLCCIIGCAPGIVGIVYGSQVNSKSNQGDLEGARKASENAKIWCWVATAMVALGVLLNIGSFMMGGTAEYMEMMQKMQSGG
- a CDS encoding MFS transporter — encoded protein: MAHNQFELLKQRRFLPFFLTQALGAFNDNVYRQAIIGLLGYMSVEAADKTLYTNLAPAIFILPYFLFSATAGQIAEKLEKSRLIRITTTMEIVIMSLAAIGFVTHNLPVLLAALFCTGLQSTLFGPVKYSILPSVLKPEELTGGNGLVEMGTSISILIGMIFGGLIFKIAGDHGPEVAAGAIIALAITGNLVSRAIPRAEAGAPELKINWNPLPESLAIIRLARKQVAVRNSILGVSWFWFVGTVLTGNIPTYTEINLGMGDWYVFPLALFSIGTGVGSMLCEKLSARTVEIGLVPLGAFGMSAFLFDLYFARTGLAATTGVDIATFMRQPGSWRIVVDLVGIGLFTGFFVVPLFALIQSRTPKHELSRVIAGMNIQNAAFIVLAAVLGVALQRLLDWTIPQVFLALAIANVLVAIWIFTLVPEFLMRFMSWVLVRTLYRLRVQGVERIPDEGAALVVCNHVSYMDALILSASIPRPVRFVMYYKIFNIPVMSWIFRTAKAIPIAGARENPELMQRAFAEIEAALADGQIVGIFPEGALTKDGEIAKFKSGVEHILAKQPVPVIPMALRGMWSSMWSHRDSRLSRMRVPRRFRAQVEVVAAAPVDGATASAESLEAQVRTLRGDAA